One Salarias fasciatus chromosome 9, fSalaFa1.1, whole genome shotgun sequence DNA segment encodes these proteins:
- the LOC115394088 gene encoding cilia- and flagella-associated protein 251-like has translation EQEDEEGEEEEEEEEEEQEEEEEEQEDEEDKEDEEDEEEEEEQEDEEDKEEEEEEEEEEQEEEEEEQEDEEDEEEEQEDEEGEEEEEEEEEEEEEEEQEEEKEEEEQEEEEEQEEEEDEEEEEEEEEEQEDEEGEEEEEEEEEEQEEEEEEEEEQEEEEEQEEEEDEEEEEEEEEEQEEEEEEEEQEDEEEEEEEEEEQEEEEEEEEEQEDEEDE, from the coding sequence gagcaggaggacgaggagggcgaggaggaggaggaggaggaggaggaagagcaggaggaggaggaggaagagcaggaggacgaggaggacaaggaggacgaggaggacgaggaggaggaggaagagcaggaggacgaggaggacaaggaggaggaggaggaggaggaggaggaagagcaggaggaggaggaggaagagcaggaggacgaggaggacgaggaggaagagcaggaggacgaggagggtgaggaggaggaggaggaggaggaggaggaggaggaggaggaagagcaggaggaggagaaggaggaggaagagcaggaggaggaggaagagcaggaggaggaggaggacgaggaggaggaggaggaggaggaggaagagcaggaggacgaggagggcgaggaggaggaggaggaggaggaggaagagcaggaggaggaggaggaggaggaggaagagcaggaggaggaggaagagcaggaggaggaggaggacgaggaggaggaggaggaggaggaggaagagcaggaggaggaggaggaggaggaagagcaggaggacgaggaggaggaggaggaggaggaggaagagcaggaggaggaggaggaggaggaggaagagcaggaggacgaggaggacgag